The genomic segment AGCGCATCGCGCTCGGCAGAGCTTTCGCTCTCAACCACGGCGCGGCGAGAAACAACCACGTTGTTGCGCTTGCGATCGATTTTGATAACTTTGAATTCCAGCTCTTTGCCTTCCAGGTAGGAAGAGTCACGCACTGGACGCACATCCACCAACGAACCGGGCAGGAAGGCGCGGACATTCTTGATTTCGACCGTGAAGCCGCCTTTAACCTTGTCACTGATAATACCAGTGATGGTTACATTGGCGTCGTGTGCTTTTTCCAACATGATCCATGTTTGAGCACGCTTGGCTTTTTCACGGGACAGACGGGTTTCACCATAGCCGTCTTCTACTGTATCAAGGGCAACTTCGATTTCGTCGCCAACCTTGATTTCCAGCTCACCGCTCTCACTGTAGAACTGTTCAACAGGGATAACACCCTCAGATTTCAAACCGGCGTTTACAACAACATAACCGTTTTCGATGCTCATTACCAAACCAGTAACGATTGCACCCGGAGTCATGTTTTCGTTCTGTAAACTCTGTTCAAACAGTTCCGCGAAACTTTCACCCATTATAAATCAGCCTTATCAATAGTCTTATGAACAGTTCAGTCAGCACCATCACTCCAACCGAAAAATCCACGCGTTAGTTTATAAAAGTCAAGACAGGCAAGCCCGTAGCGCTCATTTCGTGATGGGAGCCCCACAGATCACTTGCCCTGACATTAACAAAAACGTATGTTTAACGGATCAAGGCCAATACCTGCCTCGTTACTTCCTCAATACCAAGTGCAGAAGTGTCAATCACCACCGCATCTACTGCAGGAACCAACGGTGAAACGGCGCGGGAAGTATCCCTAGCGTCGCGTTCCTCGATATCGGCCAAAATCTGTCCAAGATTAGCATCAATGCCCTTTTGTTTCAACTGGTTAAAGCGTCGTTCCGCTCTCACTTTGGCACTGGCAGTCATAAACACCTTCACATCTGCGTCCGGGAACACCACAGTGCCCATATCCCGGCCATCGGCTACTAGCCCAGGGACCTGACGAAACGCCCGCTGACGGGCCAACAGCGCCTGGCGAACCAAAGGCAAGCTCGCCACTTTGGAGGCATACCGACCACATTCCTCGGTCCGAATTTCAGCGGTAACATCCTGATTATCAAGCAGGGTAATGAAGTGATCCGCCCCATCAACCGCCGCGAAGCGGATATCCAGTTGCTGCGCCAAAGCCACCAGCGCGACCTCATCCGCCAAATCCACTCCCCGCTGGTGAGCAGACAAACCCAATAGCCGGTAAATCGCCCCACTATCGAGAAAATCCCAGCCTAATTCTCTGGAAATATTCCAGCCAATCGTACCCTTGCCAGAGCCACTGGGGCCATCAATGGTCAAAACCCGGGGGAGCTTAGTCATTTTTAGCCCTCGACAGTCATATCCAGACCCGCTTCGCGGGACAAACTCACAAAATTGGGGAACGACGTTGCCACATTCGCGCAATCATTAATAATGATGTCACCAGATGCTCGAAGTGCCGCCATGGTGAACGACATGGCAATACGATGATCGCCCAGGCTGTCCACTTCACCGCCACTGATTGGGCCACCATCAATAATGATACCGTCCGGTGTTGCCTTGGCTTTGACGCCCAGCGCAACCAAGCCATCGGCCATCGCCTGAATACGGTCACTTTCCTTAACACGCAGTTCTTCAGCCCCGGTCAATACGGTACGGCCTTCCGCACAGGCTGCGGCAACGAACAGCGCAGGGAATTCGTCAATCGCCAGTGGCACCAACTCTTCAGGAATATTGATTCCTTTCAACTTGGCACTGCGCACCCGAATGTCAGCAATGGGCTCGCCACCGGCCATGCGCTGATTTTCCAGGGTCAGATCCGCCCCCATCAGCTTCAGGATATCGATCACGCCGGTACGAGTAGGATTGATGCCCACATCGGTCAGCAGCAAATTGGAGCCCGGCGCGATACTCGCTCCCACCAGGAAAAATGCAGAAGAAGAAATGTCCGCCGGCACTTGCAACTTGCCAGGAGATACCAGTTTCCCCCCGCCCTGCAAGGTAACGCGACTGCCTTCAACCTTAACGTCGTAGCCGTAGCCCTGCAGCATGCGCTCGGTGTGATCACGGGTCACACCCGGTTCAGTTACCGAGGTTTCACCTTCGGCATACAACCCTGCCAACAACAAACAGGATTTCACCTGTGCGCTGGCCATGGGCATATCGTAACGAATACCTTTGAGCTTGCTGCCACCATGAATGCGCAAAGGCGCAGTGCCTTTTTCAGTACTGTCGATCTTCGCGCCCATTTTGGACAGCGGATCAGTGACGCGGCGCATAGGGCGTCCGGACAAAGATTTATCGCCAATCAGCGTACAATCAAATGACTGCCCCGCGAGCAAACCAGACAAAAGGCGCATGGATGTTCCAGAGTTACCCAGATCCAGCGCATTTTTCGGCGGTTTCAGCCCATGCATGCCCACACCGCGAATGGTCACTCGACCATTTTTTGGGCCTTCGATGCTCACACCCATGTCACGAAACGCCTTCAGTGTCGCCAGCGCATCCTCGCCTTCCAAAAAGTCGTACACTTCGGTTACACCTTCGGCCAGCGAACCGAACATGATACTGCGATGTGAAATGGATTTATCACTCGCCACACGAACCGTACCCTTAAGCGCACCGCCAGCTTTGGCAACATAACGAATATTTTTTTCTGAATGGCCCATGATGTCTTTTTCCTAACGAATCACATGACGATCGCGAATCTGTTTCGCACGTCGCAAAATGGTTTCAACCTGTTTGGCATCTTTGGCGACAATTGCCTGCGCCAGCGTATCCAATTCCTGTTTATAACGTTCAAGTGTAAGCAGCAGTGCATCGCCGTTGGCAAGACAGATATCGCGCCACACGTCCGGATCACTGGAGGCAATGCGCGTAAAATCGCGAAACCCGCCAGCGGCGTATTTAAAAATTTCCTTGCTCTCGTGCATTTGCCCCAAGGTATCCACCAAGGCAAACGCCAGCACATGCGGCAAGTGACTGGTCGCAGCAAGCACTTCATCGTGATGCTCGGCACTCATACTGGAGACTTCTGCACCACAGCCAGACCACAGCGCCTGCAGCTTTTCCACTGCCCACTGCGCGGATGTTTCCACCGGGGTGATAATCACGCAGCGCTGTTCATACAGTTCGGCAAATGAGGCTTCAACGCCACTTTTTTCCGTGCCAGCAATCGGATGTCCGGGCACAAATCCCGGCGGTAACTGACCAAACGCTTTTTTCGCGGCATCCACCACACTGCGCTTGGACGATCCCACGTCGGAAATCACGGCATCGGCGGGCAAATGATCTTTCATCGCCGCGAACACCGACTCCATTGCCCCCAATGGCACTGCCACCACGACAATTTCAGCGTCTTTCACACCGTTGGCGATATCGGTTTCGTAGGCATCAATCACGCCCAGTTCAACCGCTTTTTTCAGTTGATCTATGTTGCGATCCACACCTACAACACGCTGCACCAGATTATTTTTTTTCGCAGCGCGCGCCAGTGAACCGCCGATCAAACCGACGCCAATAATGGTCAACTGTTTAATCATGACAATTATTTATTCAAAACCTTTTTCAGAGCCGTCAGGAAACGGGCATTTTCAGTTTGCAGACCAATACTGATACGCAAATGATTAGGCATGCCGTAGTTTGCGATAGGGCGAACGATCACCCCTTCGCGCATCAACAGCTCGTTAATCGGCGCAGCCGTTTGTGCCAAATCCACGCAGATAAAATTGCCCACTGACGGAATATAATCGAGACCCAGTGATTCAAAACCAGCAATCAATTGTGCCATGCCGTCATTGTTCAGTTTCACGCCGCGCGCCAAATAATCTTTATCGTGCAGCGCCGCCACTGCCGCCACCTGCCCCAGACTATTGACGTTAAATGGCTGACGAACACGATTGAGCAAGTCCGCCACTTTGGGATGCGATACGCTGTAACCGACGCGCAATCCCGCCATACCGTATGCTTTGGAGAAAGTACGTGCTACCAACAAATTGTCGTACTCACTCACCCACGCCAGTGCCGAACCATATTCAGGCTCGCCCACGTATTCGTGATACGCCTCATCCAACACCACCAGCACATTACTGGGGACTTTATCGAGAAACGCCTTGATTTGGTTTTTAGGCAACCAGGTTCCGGTTGGATTATTGGGATTGGCAATAAAAATAATCCGCGTCTTGTCGCTGATACGTGCAGCCAGTGCATCAAGATCGTAGCCCCAGTTTTTTGCCGGTGCGACAACCGCTTTGGCACCCACGGCCTGGGTCACAATCGGATAAACTGCAAACGAATGCTCAGAGAACAGCACTTCATGTTCCGGCGTTACCACCGCACGAGTAACCAGTTCCAGAATATCATTGGAACCGTTGCCAATGATGATTTGATTCAACTCTACGCCATGTTTGTCAGCCAACGCTTTTTTCAGATAGTAGCTGTTACCATCGGGATAACGCGCTACATCTCTCATCGCCGTCATTACCGCATCAATAACGGCAGGACTGGGACCCAGAGGATTTTCATTGGAAGCCAGTTTAATCGCTTCACTGATACCGTATTCGCGTTTGAGTTCATCCAGCGGTTTACCGGGCGGATAAGCCTTCAGACTGGAAACACCGGGCG from the Gammaproteobacteria bacterium genome contains:
- the hisC gene encoding histidinol-phosphate transaminase; protein product: MNRCDFDLLQLATPGVSSLKAYPPGKPLDELKREYGISEAIKLASNENPLGPSPAVIDAVMTAMRDVARYPDGNSYYLKKALADKHGVELNQIIIGNGSNDILELVTRAVVTPEHEVLFSEHSFAVYPIVTQAVGAKAVVAPAKNWGYDLDALAARISDKTRIIFIANPNNPTGTWLPKNQIKAFLDKVPSNVLVVLDEAYHEYVGEPEYGSALAWVSEYDNLLVARTFSKAYGMAGLRVGYSVSHPKVADLLNRVRQPFNVNSLGQVAAVAALHDKDYLARGVKLNNDGMAQLIAGFESLGLDYIPSVGNFICVDLAQTAAPINELLMREGVIVRPIANYGMPNHLRISIGLQTENARFLTALKKVLNK
- the cmk gene encoding (d)CMP kinase; the protein is MTKLPRVLTIDGPSGSGKGTIGWNISRELGWDFLDSGAIYRLLGLSAHQRGVDLADEVALVALAQQLDIRFAAVDGADHFITLLDNQDVTAEIRTEECGRYASKVASLPLVRQALLARQRAFRQVPGLVADGRDMGTVVFPDADVKVFMTASAKVRAERRFNQLKQKGIDANLGQILADIEERDARDTSRAVSPLVPAVDAVVIDTSALGIEEVTRQVLALIR
- the aroA gene encoding 3-phosphoshikimate 1-carboxyvinyltransferase, whose protein sequence is MGHSEKNIRYVAKAGGALKGTVRVASDKSISHRSIMFGSLAEGVTEVYDFLEGEDALATLKAFRDMGVSIEGPKNGRVTIRGVGMHGLKPPKNALDLGNSGTSMRLLSGLLAGQSFDCTLIGDKSLSGRPMRRVTDPLSKMGAKIDSTEKGTAPLRIHGGSKLKGIRYDMPMASAQVKSCLLLAGLYAEGETSVTEPGVTRDHTERMLQGYGYDVKVEGSRVTLQGGGKLVSPGKLQVPADISSSAFFLVGASIAPGSNLLLTDVGINPTRTGVIDILKLMGADLTLENQRMAGGEPIADIRVRSAKLKGINIPEELVPLAIDEFPALFVAAACAEGRTVLTGAEELRVKESDRIQAMADGLVALGVKAKATPDGIIIDGGPISGGEVDSLGDHRIAMSFTMAALRASGDIIINDCANVATSFPNFVSLSREAGLDMTVEG
- a CDS encoding prephenate dehydrogenase/arogenate dehydrogenase family protein, which gives rise to MIKQLTIIGVGLIGGSLARAAKKNNLVQRVVGVDRNIDQLKKAVELGVIDAYETDIANGVKDAEIVVVAVPLGAMESVFAAMKDHLPADAVISDVGSSKRSVVDAAKKAFGQLPPGFVPGHPIAGTEKSGVEASFAELYEQRCVIITPVETSAQWAVEKLQALWSGCGAEVSSMSAEHHDEVLAATSHLPHVLAFALVDTLGQMHESKEIFKYAAGGFRDFTRIASSDPDVWRDICLANGDALLLTLERYKQELDTLAQAIVAKDAKQVETILRRAKQIRDRHVIR